The following proteins are co-located in the Maridesulfovibrio sp. genome:
- a CDS encoding thioredoxin domain-containing protein codes for MLKKTALALLLVVMVSGCVNKQMLKEQIAEVIRENPQIVLDAMRENSVDMLTIVEQGIDQREKLKREAMLAAEIKNPFNPRIWSDRPMLGNSAAPVTIVEYTDFLCPYCSKGAKVVSKLVAEHPEKYRLIFKHLPLHKSSRQLALVFEAIAQFDKDKAYKFHDLAFERQKDLYEDKEGVVLGKILEEVAVDSDLLQKYLRSPQLQEFLLADEKEAGEFGIDATPTFLVNGVSVRGYLPADRFEQMVDMIMEKSAQNVPAETPEGEVCEDCLNQM; via the coding sequence ATGCTGAAAAAAACTGCACTTGCGCTTTTACTGGTTGTGATGGTTTCCGGTTGTGTGAACAAGCAAATGCTTAAAGAGCAGATTGCTGAGGTTATTCGTGAGAATCCTCAGATTGTTCTGGATGCCATGCGTGAGAATAGCGTGGATATGCTTACGATTGTGGAGCAGGGCATTGATCAGCGTGAAAAGCTTAAGCGGGAAGCTATGCTTGCAGCAGAAATCAAAAATCCATTCAACCCCCGTATCTGGTCCGACAGACCCATGCTTGGTAATTCTGCTGCTCCGGTAACAATTGTTGAATATACTGATTTTCTTTGTCCTTATTGCAGCAAGGGAGCCAAGGTTGTAAGCAAGCTTGTAGCCGAACATCCTGAGAAGTACAGGCTTATTTTTAAGCACTTGCCTTTGCATAAGAGCTCCCGTCAACTCGCTCTTGTTTTTGAGGCAATTGCACAATTTGATAAAGATAAAGCTTACAAATTTCATGATCTTGCCTTCGAGCGCCAAAAGGACCTTTATGAAGATAAAGAGGGTGTAGTTTTAGGTAAAATTCTGGAAGAAGTTGCAGTAGATTCTGACCTGCTCCAGAAATATCTCAGGTCCCCTCAGTTGCAGGAGTTCTTGCTGGCAGATGAAAAAGAGGCCGGAGAATTCGGGATTGATGCCACTCCCACATTTCTTGTGAACGGTGTCTCCGTTCGGGGGTATCTGCCTGCTGATAGATTTGAGCAGATGGTGGACATGATTATGGAAAAGTCAGCTCAAAATGTTCCAGCAGAGACTCCTGAAGGAGAAGTCTGCGAAGATTGTCTGAATCAGATGTAA
- a CDS encoding class I SAM-dependent methyltransferase, giving the protein MRDITKIPDPPADLHICFGGGNFRAVGNKMIGFCRDKLNLRPDEKVLDIGCGIGRLAFPLLEYLSEEGGYEGFDTFPVGIKWCRENITPEFPNFNFQLVDIFNSTYNPYAQTKAADFVFPYEDDSFDLIMLNSVFTHMMPEDIMNYIKEMDRVLSDKGRIFATFFLVNEESNALMDQGKSTHDFFKYGIFYTADPKDPMDAVGYDEKFARNLFEQRGFKIKKILFGDWCGRKAMNHQDILLITR; this is encoded by the coding sequence ATGAGAGATATTACCAAGATTCCTGATCCGCCTGCGGATTTGCATATTTGTTTTGGCGGAGGAAATTTTCGAGCCGTCGGGAATAAAATGATTGGCTTTTGCCGGGATAAGTTGAACCTGAGGCCTGATGAGAAGGTTCTTGATATCGGATGCGGAATCGGGCGTCTTGCCTTTCCTTTGCTCGAATATCTTTCTGAGGAAGGGGGCTACGAAGGCTTTGATACTTTTCCAGTGGGCATCAAATGGTGCAGGGAGAATATAACTCCTGAATTTCCGAATTTCAACTTTCAATTGGTTGATATCTTTAATTCAACCTACAATCCATATGCCCAGACCAAAGCAGCTGATTTTGTCTTTCCTTATGAAGATGACAGCTTTGATCTGATTATGCTTAACTCCGTGTTTACGCATATGATGCCGGAAGACATCATGAACTACATCAAGGAAATGGATAGGGTCCTTAGTGATAAAGGGCGTATCTTTGCAACGTTCTTTTTGGTCAACGAGGAATCCAATGCTTTGATGGATCAGGGCAAAAGTACGCATGATTTCTTCAAGTACGGAATCTTTTATACTGCTGACCCCAAAGATCCTATGGATGCGGTCGGTTACGACGAAAAGTTTGCCCGGAATCTGTTTGAGCAAAGAGGGTTTAAGATCAAGAAGATTCTATTTGGTGACTGGTGCGGACGTAAGGCTATGAACCATCAGGATATCTTATTGATTACCCGCTAA
- a CDS encoding exosortase system-associated protein, TIGR04073 family, protein MIKSKRFVKILLIAVSLSSMLLSGCSLNSANYVGNEENYSDRAPRKLGRGMTNILTAPLEIPNQAVDLAAENDAPAEQAAGYVGGFFVGVAYAGGRVVSGVYDIITSPFGGPSVPTMDPDLIHSDFCEKVEKRDDSFKDVTGLGAE, encoded by the coding sequence ATGATTAAATCTAAAAGATTTGTAAAAATATTGCTTATCGCAGTGTCCCTGTCTTCAATGTTGCTCAGCGGATGTTCTCTGAATTCTGCTAACTATGTTGGAAACGAGGAAAACTATTCTGATCGGGCTCCGCGCAAATTGGGTCGGGGGATGACTAATATTCTGACGGCTCCGTTGGAGATCCCAAACCAAGCCGTCGACCTCGCTGCTGAAAATGATGCTCCCGCAGAACAGGCAGCTGGATATGTCGGAGGTTTTTTTGTAGGCGTTGCGTATGCAGGGGGGCGTGTTGTTTCAGGTGTTTATGACATCATAACTTCCCCCTTTGGTGGACCTTCCGTTCCTACTATGGACCCGGACCTTATTCATTCAGATTTTTGTGAAAAGGTCGAAAAAAGGGATGACTCATTTAAGGATGTCACCGGGCTTGGAGCTGAGTAA
- the galE gene encoding UDP-glucose 4-epimerase GalE, translated as MSNKLSLLVCGGAGYIGSHMTRMIAEAGHNVTVFDNLSTGHAEALKWGKFVQGDLRNPEDLARLFAENSFDAVFHFSGLIVVSESVEKPFEYYDNNVTGTLNLLQAMRKYGVDKFVFSSTAAVYGEPVMEMITEEHPLKPLNPYGRTKLQVEEILQDYAIAYGLDSVCFRYFNAAGAHPDSTIGEAHSPETHLIPNILLSCIDEGRRLKIFGSEYPTPDGTCVRDYIHILDLCDAHLKAVDFMSSTKGAHSFNLGNGKGFSILDVIRSSSEVIGREIQFDYEPARAGDSPRLVADSSKAAEILKWTPKYADLREIIKTAYRWHKNPAF; from the coding sequence ATGAGCAATAAACTTTCCCTGCTCGTCTGCGGCGGTGCAGGATATATCGGTTCCCACATGACCAGAATGATTGCCGAAGCCGGGCATAATGTCACTGTCTTCGACAACCTTTCCACAGGGCATGCAGAAGCACTCAAATGGGGCAAATTTGTACAAGGCGACTTGCGTAATCCAGAAGACCTTGCAAGACTTTTTGCTGAAAATTCATTTGATGCGGTCTTCCATTTCTCCGGGCTGATCGTGGTCAGCGAATCTGTTGAAAAACCTTTTGAATATTATGACAACAACGTAACCGGAACCCTTAACCTGCTGCAGGCCATGCGCAAATATGGTGTTGATAAATTTGTATTCTCGTCCACCGCTGCGGTTTACGGTGAGCCGGTAATGGAGATGATCACCGAAGAACATCCGCTCAAGCCTCTGAATCCGTATGGCAGGACAAAGCTTCAGGTTGAAGAAATTTTGCAGGACTATGCTATTGCCTACGGACTGGACTCTGTCTGTTTCAGATATTTTAATGCTGCTGGGGCACATCCTGACAGCACAATCGGGGAAGCACACTCTCCTGAAACACACCTTATTCCAAACATCCTGCTCAGCTGCATTGATGAAGGACGCAGATTAAAAATTTTCGGCAGTGAATACCCGACTCCTGATGGAACATGTGTGCGTGACTACATTCATATTCTCGATCTCTGCGACGCACATCTCAAGGCCGTCGATTTTATGAGCAGCACCAAAGGCGCCCATTCCTTCAACCTCGGAAACGGCAAAGGATTCAGTATTCTTGATGTAATCAGATCTTCAAGTGAAGTGATCGGAAGGGAAATTCAATTCGACTACGAACCTGCCAGAGCCGGAGATTCTCCACGACTTGTGGCTGACAGCTCAAAGGCTGCTGAAATACTCAAGTGGACCCCGAAATATGCTGACCTACGCGAAATCATCAAGACAGCATACCGCTGGCATAAGAATCCGGCATTCTAA